In the Streptomyces sp. f51 genome, one interval contains:
- a CDS encoding SDR family oxidoreductase — translation MDLGLKDRVYVVTGATRGLGNAAARELVADGAKVVVTGRDEDTAAAAASALGPNAVGVAADNGAAETPARLIAGAREHFGGFDGILISVGGPPPGFAADNTDEQWMVAFESVFLGAVRLARAAAGELGEGGVIGFVLSGSVHEPIPGLTISNGLRPGLAGFAKSLANELGPRGIRVVGLLPSRIDTDRVRQLDGLSADPEATRAANEARIPLRRYGAPEEFGRTAAFLLSPAASYLSGIMLPVDGGMRGGF, via the coding sequence ATGGATCTTGGACTGAAGGATCGTGTGTACGTCGTCACGGGAGCCACCCGGGGCCTGGGCAACGCCGCCGCGCGCGAACTGGTCGCCGACGGCGCCAAGGTGGTCGTCACCGGACGCGACGAGGACACCGCGGCGGCCGCCGCCTCCGCGCTCGGCCCGAACGCGGTAGGGGTGGCGGCCGACAACGGCGCCGCGGAGACCCCGGCCCGGCTGATCGCCGGTGCCCGTGAGCACTTCGGCGGCTTCGACGGCATCCTGATCAGCGTCGGCGGGCCGCCGCCCGGGTTCGCCGCGGACAACACCGACGAACAGTGGATGGTGGCGTTCGAGTCGGTCTTCCTCGGCGCGGTCCGCCTGGCCCGCGCGGCCGCGGGGGAACTCGGCGAGGGCGGGGTCATCGGCTTCGTGCTCTCCGGCTCGGTGCACGAGCCGATCCCCGGGCTCACCATCTCCAACGGTCTGCGTCCTGGCCTCGCGGGGTTCGCCAAGTCCCTCGCGAACGAGCTGGGCCCGCGCGGCATCCGCGTGGTCGGGCTGCTGCCGTCCCGCATCGACACGGACCGCGTCCGCCAGCTGGACGGGCTGTCCGCCGACCCCGAGGCCACCCGCGCGGCCAACGAGGCCCGCATCCCGCTGCGCCGCTACGGCGCCCCTGAGGAGTTCGGCCGCACGGCCGCGTTCCTGCTCTCCCCCGCCGCGTCGTACCTCTCGGGCATCATGCTCCCGGTGGACGGCGGGATGCGGGGCGGGTTCTAG
- the amaP gene encoding alkaline shock response membrane anchor protein AmaP, producing the protein MRSVLRTVNRVLIGFTGLVLLVLGGSVLAVGLGVRPPSWWIYDGRHDVLLSTAERTKWRDQGWWWPAVIAALAVLLLLALWWLVAVVRRRRLAEVLVDTGDGAGALLRGKALEGVLAAESARLDGVEHANVHLTGRRSLPAARVRLLLEPHVDPGYALRLLTVEALAHARDSAGLAALPAEVRLRGVKHRAERVT; encoded by the coding sequence GTGAGATCCGTGCTGCGGACCGTCAACCGGGTACTGATCGGCTTCACCGGGCTCGTGCTGCTCGTCCTCGGCGGTTCCGTGCTCGCCGTCGGACTCGGCGTACGGCCGCCCTCGTGGTGGATCTACGACGGACGGCACGACGTGCTGCTCAGCACCGCCGAACGGACCAAGTGGCGGGACCAGGGCTGGTGGTGGCCCGCCGTCATCGCCGCGCTCGCGGTGCTCCTGCTGCTCGCCCTGTGGTGGCTGGTCGCCGTCGTGCGCCGCAGGCGGCTCGCCGAGGTGCTCGTCGACACCGGCGACGGCGCGGGCGCGCTGCTGCGCGGAAAGGCGCTGGAGGGCGTACTGGCCGCCGAGTCGGCCCGGCTGGACGGCGTCGAGCACGCGAACGTCCATCTGACCGGGCGGCGCAGCCTGCCCGCGGCGCGGGTGCGGCTCCTGCTGGAACCCCATGTGGACCCCGGGTACGCGCTGCGGCTGCTGACCGTGGAGGCCCTCGCCCACGCGCGGGACTCGGCCGGTCTCGCCGCGCTCCCGGCGGAGGTGCGCCTGCGCGGCGTCAAGCACCGCGCCGAACGCGTGACCTGA
- a CDS encoding DUF6286 domain-containing protein has protein sequence MSEPQGSDDTRKTPVLEKPEPGGGDDAGALGQSASSAAYEPLGTAGDEDGRQGRFWSARRVPAGVLALLLLVAAGAFLYDVVAVRAGRTALYWRTWLARQLAERPLDDTAVLVGAGIAAAIGLWLIVLAATPGLRDVLPMRRTHADVRAGLHRGAAAMALRDRAMEVAGVQSVRVRVKRRKVDVRALSHFRELDDVRADLDTTLADGIKGLGLARSPALSVHVARPGKKR, from the coding sequence ATGAGCGAGCCCCAGGGCTCCGACGACACGCGCAAGACACCCGTCCTGGAGAAGCCGGAGCCGGGGGGCGGGGACGACGCGGGCGCCCTCGGGCAGTCCGCCTCCTCCGCCGCGTACGAACCGCTGGGCACCGCCGGGGACGAGGACGGCCGCCAGGGCAGGTTCTGGTCGGCGCGCCGCGTGCCCGCCGGCGTCCTCGCGCTCCTGCTCCTCGTCGCGGCGGGCGCCTTCCTGTACGACGTCGTGGCCGTGCGCGCCGGACGCACCGCTCTGTACTGGCGGACCTGGCTGGCCCGGCAGCTCGCCGAACGGCCGCTCGACGACACCGCGGTGCTCGTCGGCGCCGGGATCGCCGCCGCGATCGGACTCTGGCTGATCGTCCTCGCGGCCACACCCGGACTGCGGGACGTCCTGCCCATGCGGCGCACCCACGCCGACGTCCGGGCCGGACTGCACCGGGGCGCCGCCGCGATGGCGCTCCGGGACCGGGCCATGGAGGTCGCCGGTGTGCAGTCGGTCCGTGTGCGCGTGAAGCGCCGCAAGGTCGACGTCCGCGCGCTGTCGCACTTCCGGGAACTCGACGACGTCCGCGCCGACCTCGACACCACGCTCGCCGACGGCATCAAGGGACTGGGACTGGCCCGCTCGCCCGCCCTGTCCGTGCACGTCGCGCGCCCCGGAAAGAAGAGGTGA
- a CDS encoding Asp23/Gls24 family envelope stress response protein codes for MPGQTARLGETRPAPTAVAPPERGATRIADRVVAKIASRAAREALPPLPPDAVPPHATVVVRRQASGTGGTDGTPTHSARIRVSLELGYPADIGAQCGAVRRHVTERVEALAGMEVPEVAVQVERLHLAPESGAVQGRTR; via the coding sequence GTGCCAGGTCAGACCGCCCGGCTGGGCGAGACCCGGCCGGCCCCGACGGCCGTCGCGCCCCCCGAGCGGGGCGCCACCCGGATCGCCGACCGCGTCGTCGCGAAGATCGCCTCGCGGGCGGCGCGCGAGGCCCTGCCCCCGCTGCCCCCCGACGCGGTGCCCCCGCACGCGACGGTCGTCGTGCGGCGGCAGGCGTCCGGCACCGGCGGCACGGACGGCACCCCGACGCACAGCGCGCGGATCAGGGTCAGCCTCGAACTCGGCTACCCCGCCGACATCGGGGCCCAGTGCGGCGCGGTGCGTCGTCATGTCACCGAGCGGGTAGAGGCGTTGGCGGGAATGGAAGTGCCCGAGGTCGCCGTCCAGGTGGAGCGGCTGCATCTGGCACCCGAGTCCGGCGCGGTACAGGGGAGGACGCGATGA
- a CDS encoding Asp23/Gls24 family envelope stress response protein, with the protein MTDMTERDRTDSPDTEKESQQTRKPTRRGGGDAATRGRTTISDGVVEKIAGLAARDVLGVHTMGSGLSRTFGAVRDRVPGGSTKSVTRGVKAEVGELQTALDLEIVVDYGVSISDVARAVRENVISAVERMTGLEVVEVNIAVSDVKLPEEEEEEPESRLQ; encoded by the coding sequence ATGACCGACATGACCGAGCGGGACCGGACGGACAGCCCCGACACCGAGAAGGAGTCGCAGCAGACCCGTAAGCCCACCAGGCGCGGCGGCGGAGACGCCGCCACCCGGGGGCGGACCACGATCTCCGACGGTGTCGTGGAGAAGATCGCCGGGCTCGCCGCCCGCGACGTACTCGGTGTCCACACGATGGGCAGCGGGCTGAGCCGGACCTTCGGAGCCGTACGCGACCGGGTGCCGGGCGGTTCCACCAAATCGGTGACGCGGGGTGTGAAGGCCGAGGTCGGCGAGCTCCAGACGGCGCTCGACCTGGAGATCGTCGTCGACTACGGCGTGTCGATCTCCGATGTGGCCCGTGCCGTACGCGAGAACGTCATCTCCGCCGTCGAGCGCATGACGGGGCTCGAAGTGGTGGAAGTCAACATCGCGGTGAGTGATGTGAAGCTGCCCGAGGAAGAGGAAGAAGAGCCGGAGTCACGACTCCAGTGA
- a CDS encoding nucleopolyhedrovirus P10 family protein yields the protein MTADRWTQGVRHQLGLGRFLPLGLALDGTWITEEAAGSVLRREAAAVAGVRLGALRIALADPESAGEPAVPPPPSALPPGPLRVTADFGVSADPTAAGAEPLPAVAARLRLTVVSAATRLLGLDVEEVDLRVTDLLEDSPHPPDGARETPTAIPADTGTAEGGAEGGGGRRPAPLPKDPEEARIAAVASAVPGVTRLTDVLGRPVHVESPRATDPALPRRHIRIELAVSGDERTADVARAVRAAVTEAAQDAPSVAVLVTAVPPPHPSPRR from the coding sequence ATGACGGCGGACCGGTGGACGCAAGGGGTACGGCATCAGCTCGGGCTCGGCAGATTCCTGCCGCTGGGTCTGGCGCTCGACGGCACGTGGATCACGGAGGAGGCGGCCGGGTCGGTGCTGCGGCGTGAGGCGGCGGCCGTGGCGGGGGTGCGGCTCGGGGCGCTGCGGATCGCGCTGGCCGACCCGGAATCGGCCGGCGAACCGGCCGTACCGCCGCCGCCGAGCGCCCTGCCGCCCGGTCCGCTGCGCGTCACCGCGGACTTCGGGGTCTCGGCTGATCCCACGGCCGCGGGCGCGGAGCCCCTTCCGGCCGTCGCGGCCCGGCTGCGTCTGACGGTGGTGTCCGCCGCGACCCGGCTCCTGGGCCTCGACGTCGAGGAGGTGGATCTACGGGTGACGGACCTGCTGGAGGACTCCCCCCACCCCCCGGACGGAGCACGGGAAACGCCCACGGCGATCCCGGCGGACACCGGGACGGCCGAGGGGGGTGCGGAGGGGGGCGGCGGCAGGCGGCCGGCGCCGCTGCCCAAGGATCCCGAGGAAGCCCGGATCGCGGCGGTCGCGTCGGCCGTCCCGGGCGTCACTCGTCTGACGGACGTACTGGGCCGACCGGTCCACGTCGAGAGCCCGCGCGCCACGGATCCGGCCCTGCCGCGCCGCCACATCCGGATCGAGCTCGCGGTCTCCGGGGACGAACGGACGGCGGACGTGGCACGCGCGGTGAGAGCCGCCGTCACCGAGGCCGCGCAGGACGCCCCGTCGGTGGCGGTCCTGGTGACAGCGGTGCCCCCACCCCACCCGTCACCCCGACGGTGA
- a CDS encoding enoyl-CoA hydratase/isomerase family protein has translation MASLDKDLDPVLDQDGVRLTVDGATATMTLTNPAKRNAQSPALWRALTQAGRSLPGSVRVVVLRAEGQSFSAGLDRQAFTPEGFDGEPSFIDLARGSDAELDATIAEYQEAFTWWRRSDLVSIAAVQGHAIGAGFQLALACDLRVVADDVQFAMRETSLGLVPDLTGTHPLVGLVGYARALEICATGRFVLAEEAERTGLANLAVPAEQLDAAVADLSAALLAAPRDAVIETKALLRGAQERSYEEQRTAERAAQARRLRDLAGVGE, from the coding sequence ATGGCTTCGCTCGACAAGGATCTCGACCCCGTACTCGACCAGGACGGCGTACGGCTCACCGTCGACGGCGCGACCGCCACGATGACGCTGACCAATCCGGCCAAGCGCAATGCCCAGAGTCCCGCTCTCTGGCGGGCCTTGACGCAGGCCGGGCGGTCACTGCCGGGCTCCGTCCGCGTGGTCGTCCTGCGTGCCGAGGGCCAGTCCTTCTCAGCGGGGCTCGACCGTCAGGCGTTCACGCCCGAGGGCTTCGACGGGGAACCGTCGTTCATCGACCTCGCGCGCGGCTCCGACGCCGAGCTGGACGCGACCATCGCCGAGTACCAGGAGGCGTTCACCTGGTGGCGGCGCAGCGACCTCGTGTCCATCGCCGCCGTCCAGGGGCATGCCATCGGTGCCGGGTTCCAGCTCGCCCTCGCCTGTGACCTGCGCGTCGTCGCCGACGACGTGCAGTTCGCCATGCGCGAGACCAGCCTCGGTCTGGTGCCGGACCTCACGGGGACGCATCCGCTCGTCGGGCTCGTCGGGTACGCCCGTGCGCTGGAGATCTGCGCCACGGGCCGCTTCGTCCTGGCCGAGGAGGCCGAGCGCACCGGGCTCGCCAACCTCGCCGTGCCCGCCGAGCAGCTCGACGCCGCCGTCGCCGACCTCTCCGCGGCCCTGCTGGCCGCGCCGCGGGACGCCGTGATCGAGACGAAGGCGCTGCTGCGGGGGGCGCAGGAGCGGTCGTACGAGGAACAGCGCACCGCCGAGCGGGCCGCCCAGGCCCGCAGGCTGCGCGACCTGGCGGGCGTCGGAGAGTAG
- a CDS encoding helix-turn-helix domain-containing protein produces the protein MAETLKKGSRVTGAARDKLAADLKKKYDSGASIRALAEETGRSYGFVHRMLSESGVTLRGRGGATRGKKAASA, from the coding sequence GTGGCCGAGACTCTGAAGAAGGGCAGCCGGGTTACCGGCGCCGCGCGCGACAAGCTCGCGGCAGACCTGAAGAAGAAGTACGACTCCGGTGCGAGCATCCGAGCGCTGGCCGAAGAGACCGGCCGCTCGTATGGCTTCGTGCACCGGATGCTCAGCGAGTCGGGTGTCACGCTCCGAGGGCGTGGCGGCGCGACGCGGGGCAAGAAGGCCGCCTCGGCCTGA